In Candidatus Yanofskybacteria bacterium, the DNA window AAGCTACGGCTTCTCAGATCAGGCAGATTTTAAAATAAAAGTACTGGAAATATTATCCAACAGAATGGGGTTTGCGGTTAATGGCATCGGCCGGTTTGATTCTCAATTGATCGGCAACCACAACAGTTTGAATCTGACAGCGGCAATTGTCTGTGCCACTCATTTGGGTATTAATAATAAAACAATAAAAAATGCCATTACAAATTTCACTGGCACAAAAAGACGGCTTGAGATTGTTAAAAAAATTAACATTAACGGGAATGCCTGCGTCGTGATTGATGATTACGGCCACCATCCAACTGAAATTAAAGCCACAATCGCCACGATTAAAACCGCCTACCCCGATAAAACTCTTTGGACTGTCTTTCAGCCACACACATTTTCAAGAACCGAAGCCTTGTTTGATAACTTTTCCAAGTGTTTTACCAAGTCCGACAAAACCGTCATACTTGATATATATGCATCCAAACGTGAAACTGAAGGCAAAGTTAATTCACGAGACTTAGTTAAAAAAATAAATTCGTTGAATGTTGTTTATAAGCCAGATATTGTCACGGCTGTAAAATTCCTTAAAACCAAAATAAAAAACCCAAGCATTATCCTTACTCTCGGAGCAAGCAATGTTTGGGAATTAAGCAGTCTTTTATAAATATGCTATCTATTGGAATAGTCGGCCTTCCAAACGTGGGCAAAAGCACACTCTTTAAGGCGCTGACTAAAAAACAGGTTGACATACATAACTACCCTTTTACCACAATTGATCCAAACGTGGGTGTGGTTGGCGTACCCGATGAACGACTTGAATTATTGGCTAAAATGTCCCATTCAGCAAAAATCGTGCCGACAGCAATTGAGTTCATAGATATCGCCGGACTTGTAAAAGGCGCAGCTGCCGGAGAAGGCTTAGGCAACAAGTTCCTTGCCAATATACGCGAAGTAGACGCCATTGCCGAAGTGGTAAGGGTTTTTGAAGATGAAAAAATAACCCATGTTCACAAAAAAATAGATCCGACTAACGATATAGAAATTATAAATACCGAACTAATGCTTGCCGACTTGGAAACGGTCAATAAGCGTCTGGACAAAACAAAAACAAACGCCCCTGAAACGGTTATTGAAACATCGGCTTTGCGAAAATTAAAATTAGGCCTGGAATCGGGAATATTGGCAGTAAATATCACGCTTGAAGATAAAGAAAAAGAAACAGCCCGCGAGCTAACTCTGCTGACAAACAAAAAATTTATTTATGTGCTTAATGCTTCTGAAAAACAACTGAAGAACGGGTGGCAACCATCCTTCGTTAAAACTTCGGAGGGCAAGCCCGACGAAAAACTCAAAAAAGTAATAGGCGATAACGATTACGTGGTATTGACCAGCACTTTTGAGTTATTGCTTTCAGAATCCGCACCTGAAGAACAAAAAATATTTTTAGAAGAAGTTGGGCTAAAAGAAAGCCGCCTGGATGAGTTGATTAAAAATGCCTACCACACTCTTGGATTAATTACTTTTTTAACAACCGGCGAAGATGAGACACGTGCCTGGACTTGCCAAGCCGGCACCGCGATACCACAGGCGGCACGGGCAATCCATACCGACTTTGAGCAATTATTTATCCGAGCCGATGTAATAAACTGGCAAAATTTGCTTGCCGCAGGTTCATGGAGTAACGCACGCCAAACCGGTAAAATTCATACTGTCGGCAGGGATTACATTATTCAAGATGGCGATGTCGTAGAGATAAAAATCTGAAACAATACCAAACTTTACGAACCCCTCATCAAAATCATCCCCCGCTAGGGGGATTTTAATTAATAAAAAAGCCGATTATTTCGGCTAGATACTATTGGAACGATGGATGCGGTAACGATGTTCGCGCTCTGCCAGACCAAGAAATGGAAATTTGAGAGCTAGTTTATTATAAATTAAATTACGTGCTTGTTTAAATGTATCAGCACGTTCCCAGTTGGCCGTTTCTACAGTTATATCATCAATGCTATCTACAAAACTCATCAAGAAATATCGAGCCAGCATTATGACATTCGCTGCTCGAGTTGCCTCACAAAAAATCGTAATCCTAATAGTGTCTGGGAAGCCATGAAAATCCATATGCTCTGATGCTTTTTGAATATTTTTAAAAGTAGTGTAGGAATTTGTTTCGAGCATTACTACTTCTAAACCGATTTTACTTTTAACATAATCGTGCATTAAATCAGCTTCAGAAACATTAGGAGAAGTTTTCTTTTGAGTATAACCACCACAGAAAACTATGGCATAAGGTTTATTTTTTTGAATAAATCTTACAATACGATCAAGATATGATCTTAATGGAGTATCTAAATGACAACCATAACCACAAATGACAACAACATGCTTCTTTCCGGTCATTCTGGGCCTCCAATTGTGAAAAAACACTAACTAAATCATTATACGGTAATCTCCTAGATTTGTAAATAGCCATGCCATCAAATTTTTTATTTTTTGTTCCTGGAAATATAAGCGAGCTATAGTGCCTTTTGTAAATCAGCCAAGCGAAACCCCTGTCTAAGAAATCATTCATGGCAGGCTTTGGTAACAAATAAGGCGAGCGAGCAGCGGAAAGCCGAGACCGCAAACCCGTAAGCCCGGCCCTAAAGCGGGGTTAGTTTGCGCTTGCGCAAACTAAGGTTGAGGAAAGCTCGGAAGGATTCCGCGTTGCGAGCGAGTTATATTTGTCAAAGCCGAATGTTGATTTCGTGATAGGGGTTGAGCGGGATTAGATTTTTCCCACGGACCCGAAGAGTTCCAGATATTTTTTAATCATTCTCTTCATCTCTTCATAAGATGGCTTGAGGTATTTATAGGGCGTGGTTTGGGTGGGTTCTTTTTCAAGTTCTTCATGCAGGGTGTCACGATAAGCTACGCGAAGTTCAGTGTTAATATGAACATTGGCGATGCCATTTTGTATCGCCATTTTTATTTCTTCAACAGGTAAACCAGAGGCGCCATGCAATACCAGCGGTACTTCTGGAACGACTTGAGTAATTTTTTTAAGATGTTCTATGTCCAAATGCTCTTCCTGCTCTGTAACAATGCCGTGAATATTGCCAAAAACTACGGCTAGACGATCAACTCCAGTAAGTGTAACAAAATCCTGCGCTTGTTCGGGTTGTGTATAATCGAAAGGACTTATTTCAATCGCGGTTTGTACTTCAGAGCTTCCCCGCAGATAGCCAAGCTCGCCCTCCACCGCAATTTCGGAATTGATTGATTTGGCGTATTCTTTAACTTTTTTAGTAAGCTCTATGTTTTCTTCAAGTTTCAGCTTGGATGCATCTATTAATACCGTATCGTAACCACTGTCAATGGCGGCTTTGGCAGTTTCCCAGCTTTTATGATGGTCAGAGTTCAAAAAAACCGCGTGGCCTTCTTTCTGATACGATTCCACTAAAGCCACAGCCTGTTCTCGTCCAATAAAATCAGCTTCGCCCTCTGAAGTTCCGACCATAATCGGTGATTTCATTTCCGTCGCTGCCTCAACAAACGCCTTAAGCTGATCCGCCGTGGAAAAATTAAAATGCCCCAGCGCCCACTGGTCTGCCATTGCTTCTTGAAAATATTGTTTTAGAGTCTTCATGTATTTTATATTGCTTACTCCTCAGGGCAAGTCCTTTGTTTTTCGTCATTCATCCCGTTAGAAGTCGCTGCTATGCAGCTTTGCACACAAATTACAATTTACACAACAAAACTTTAAATTATTTGCTAGCTACGACCGCGAACCCGTCAGGGCGACTTCTAACGGGATAAATCCTTCTATTATATTTTTTTCTACCAACTCCTCAATCTTATCACGTCCTAGATATTCAATGAAAATTTTATTCCATAAAGCCTCCTGCTGGTGATAAAGATATTTTATCTCGCCTTTTTTGACCAATGACATCACCAAATCTATCAAGTCAAAACTTATCAATTCCTCATCTGTTTTACCACTAATACCATCAGAAAAAAAGTCACCAACAAAATCTAATCCCTGCCAATAGCCAAATGCTTTGCCCCCAGCACCAAGAAATGTGCCAATTTTACCCAAATCTCCTTCGGCTTTATACCAATGTTCCGCTTCAGGGTTAAAATGCGGCTCCAAAAGACGAAAGTCATTTGGGTCATCTTTTGCCAGATATCTTTGCACTATTCGCAAACTATTTTCGTTCGGTAATGGCGCCTCACTTACATCACCGCGCAAAAGCGATTTTAATTTAATGGTAAAATCGGCCTCGCTGGAAAATTTCCTGAATAATTTAGAATAAAATGGCACTTCGTTTAAATAGTGAAGAATAAGAGTGAAAAGTCTTAAGGTTTCACCGGGAGTATCAATTTTGAGTGGTATTACAAAAATAATCCCCAATTCTTTGAGATGGCTAACGTTGTGATATTTTTTCTCCAGAAATTTTTCGGCAACATCTAACCATTGCGGCTCAAGGACCCTCAATTCCACTTCACGTTCTTCAAAATCACCGGCAGTTAATTCATTATATGCTTCATCAAAAAACTTATGCATCCAAGCCTCATCTTGAGCAAAACGGAGCGCGCTAAAAACCTGCTCAAAACCCTGTTTCTTAACTAATTCAGCAACAGTCCCATAACCAAAATGGTTAAGAAGATTTTGCGGCGTAAACTTTTCGAGCATCTGGATTGCTTTTTCTTTTTTAATGAAGAACCCGGGTTTCGGCTTGTTGAGAGCAAAAGCTGTTTCGCAAATTTTTGCACAAACCAACGCGGTTTTTGAAAGATCTGGTTTACCCAAAAAATTATACAAGTGTTCATCCATGTGGGTTAGCCGTTTGATAAGAATATTATAAACATCCCCAGTACTGCATGAACCCAACGATAATCCCAATTCTTCCAATGTTCTCCTGGTTAAAATCGTATTTTCCTCGGCTATTCGTTCCATAACACCACTTTTACCAGTCAGTTTATTCATCTTTTGCTCCAAATCTAAAAGCACCTCCGGTGGGGTACGTAATATGCGAGCAAGTTTTGTATGGACTTCTGACATGTGTTAATAATTCTTATTTTTCAACGTTTTTTTAGCATTTTTACTTTTAAAACTTGACAAACACAAGGCAACTTTGCTATACTTAAGGTAAGGCTTAGAGATGAAGAGGTGAGGTTGTGGGATAACCCTCAACCGACACCATACTTTCGGTGTCACGTTAATTTCCCTCTGTCTATCTTTACACGTGTCTCCGGGCAGTAGGGATTTGAAACCGATCTCCATTTCTAAGCCCGGCTCTTTTACCAAATCTGCGAACACCGCCCCTACATTCCCGCCTTTGTTGCGGTGATCCAAGTAAGTCATTCGGGGAGGTTCGCATCAAGCTGGCAGTAGCTCATTTGGAAGTTTAAGTGTTGGGTGCACCCGATACTGCAGTTACTTTCAAGTAAAGTGCTGCCTGCAAGTTTCGGAGACCGATCCGGCGGGTTCTCGATTGTAAGGGCAACAGCTACCGGACGATCTTTGGGAAGCCCCGTTCCAGAGAAACCGACATAGAGGGGTGTTAAAACGGTCCTTGTCAGTTCCGCCTAGAGAACTGGCCGTAGCCTGGGGTAACGCACCCCAGGCTTTTTTATTTTAAAAAATTCTCTTCCAATTATTATTCCCAAGGCCCAAGGCCGTTTCTTTTAAATATCATAAACTTGTTTCAAATTACTAGAAGCCGATACCAATCAGCAATTTTTATCACTTTTATAATTGCTAAGGAGAGGATGTTATTTACCGGCGTAGGCGGACACTTTTTGTGAAAAATCCCAGCAGGGTGGATTGAACAAAAAGAGTCCGCGTAGCCGGTAGGTAAAGTGTCTTACTACATCCTTGAAACGAATTTATGATATTTTTATTTCAACCAACGGCCATGGGCCCCAATCATCTTTTTTAAGAATCCCCTCTTTGCTCCCCACTTTCGTAACAACCGATGACGAATTGGCCGTAGCAAACTGCATCGCCTTTTTGATGTCCCCGCTTCGCATATATTCTGCCACAAACCCAGAATTAAAAGCATCCCCCGCCCCCGTGCGTTCAACAACCGGCGAATCAGGCACTCCCGCACTATATGTAACACTACTTTTAAATACTTTGGAACCGTTATGTCCATCAGTCAGTATAATCATGCCGCAACAGGTCTTGGCCAACCTATTAAATGTTTCCGTTATATCATCGGGATTTGTGCCAACCAGTTGTGCGCCTTCTTCTTTATTGACTGCAAAAATATCAATATGTTTCAAAAACGGTTCTAATTTTTCAAAACCATGTTCTAGTTCTTTACCGCCAGGATTACAAGCAATTTTAATTTTATTTTTGACAGCATGATTAACTAAAGCACCAAAGAGGTCATAATGCCCGCCCAAAGAATCAATATAAAACCAGTCTGCCCTGAGCCTACTAAAGGGTATTTCCTTAACATTAAAATGCTGGCCCTCGCCTTTGTAACTTAGTATGGTGCGTTCTGCGTCAGGGTGGACAAGTATTGTTGAATAAGCGGTAAAACCATCGGCATGTTTTTGAAAAATTGGCCCAACTTTTTCTTTTTTTAATTCAGTCAAAATTTCCTCTCCTGCCATGTCGTTGCCTACAACGCCAACACAGGCAGTTTTTAATCCCTGTCTTCCAAAGGTAACCGCGGCATTAGTCCCGCCACCGCCAGTAGTAAAAATAATTTCTTTTACTTCGAGTTTGGAACCAAGCGAAAAACATTGTTCAACGCCAGTTGGAGAATCGGCATGTTTCCTCACCTCAACATTTTCCATTTTCAGGAAAACATCGCGTGTGGCCGAACCTACCACTACAACATTATATTTAGAATTAAACATTTTATTATTTTGTTATTTCTTTTAGTTTTTTTATAGCTTCGGCTTGATCTTTGCCTTCCCAAATATAACTTCCCACCACAAACATATTCACACCCGCTTCAATCAATTTGGGTGCTGTTTCAGGCGTTATTCCCCCGTCTACTTCAACTGTCTTGTCGGGATAATAAAAGTGAAAATCTTTAATTTTGTCTATCACAGTATCTACGAACTTGCCGCCATAGAATCCCGGCTCAACAGTCATAAAATGTACAAAATCAATTTGATCAATAAAAGGTTCGATTTTAGCAATTGGGGTTTGCGGATTTAGGGCAATGCCAATAGTTTTGTCTGCTTCCTTTACGGCATCAATGACTTCTTGAGACTTGTTTGTCGCTTCAATATGAAAAATGAACTTGTCAGCCGGAGTTTCAAGCCAACGCACTATGTGGTTTTCCGGTTTAGAGACCATAAGATGCACCTCAAATTTTAAATTAGTATCAAGCGACTCCATTTCTTCAAAACCTAGTATGGTCATGTTTGGAACAAAAATGCCATCGGCAATATCAAGATGAACCCTTTCGGCATGTGCCTCCATCGCTGCAATTTTTTCCAGCAGTTCCTCCCTGTTTTTTACAAGAATTGCCGGTATGATTTCAATCATTTAACTAAATTAGGCGGCGTCCTGCCTTCCAACGCCTCTATTATATTGTCTGCTGCAAGTTTTGACATCTTATCGCGAGTTTCTTTGGTTGCTGAGGCAATGTGCGGCGTTAATATTACATTATCAAGTTCTTTAAGTTCAGACGTAATTTCAGGCTCATGTTCAAAAACGTCAATTGCGGCCCCGCGAATCAAACCTTTCGACAAGCTTAGGGCAAGCGCTTTTTCATCAATTATTGGCCCGCGTGAAGTATTGATCAAATAAGCAGATTGTTTAATTTTTTTTAACCGCTCTTCGTTTATGAGGTGATGTGTTGAATCTAAAAGAGGTACGTGAATTGATACAAAATCGCATTGAGGCAAGAGGTCATCAACGCTAGCAACATAAACCGCACCGTATTCTTTTTCAAAATCGGAATTCTGGTTAGGGTCATAGTATAAAACTTTCATGTCAAATCCCTTAACAGCATGGTGGGCAACGCGAGAACCGATGCGGCCCAAACCAAGCACTCCAAGAGTTTTACCGGAAACATCTGTGCCAAGTAACAATTCCGGCCCCCAAGCACTATATTTACCGTCACGCGAAAACCTATCAGCTTCGGCAATACGGTGGGCAATTGCAAGCATTAATGCAAAAGTGTGTTCGGCGACAGTATCAGTCAATACACCGGGTGTGTTTGTTACCATAATCCCTCGCTGTTTTGCGGCTTCAAGATCAATATTATCAAAACCGACCGCATAGTTGGCGATTATTTTTAGCGTGGGCAAGCCGACATCCATTACTTCGGCAGTAACCTGGTCGGTTAAAATTGAAAGTAAGGCATCAAAGGGTTTCCCTTCGCTCTGAGCTTGCCGAAAGGCGGCAACCATCTCTTCTTTGGTCGCCGCTCTTTCTCTTGCCGCTTCATTAACGACGATATCGTAACCCTTGTCACGTAGTGTTTTAAGGCCGACTTCCGGAATTGGTCTTGTTACAAAAATTTTTGCCATTATTTTTCTAAGTCTTTTATTTTATTTACCCTTCTGATATGTCTCTCCTCGCCAGAAAATTTAGTTTCTAAAAATGTTTTCACTATTTCTTTGGTCAATTCTTCATTGATATAATCTGCCGATACCGCTAACACATTGAGGTCCTCATCCTTTACCGAAGCTTTTACTTGCTCGGCGCTTGAAGCCGTACCGGCACGCACGCCTTTGATTTTATTAGCCGCAATCGCGACCCCAATTCCGGACCCGCAAATCAAGATGCCTTTAGCGTCTTGACCCTGAGCTAGTCGAAGGGTTACCTTTTCTCCGACTGATTTTGAAAAATCCGGATAATCGTCATCTTTGTCATATTTAAAAGATCCTGCATCTTCAAACTCATATCCCCAATCCGAAAGGCAAGACTTAATCTTTTCTTTTAACTCATATCCACGATGATCGGCACCGAGATATACCAAGTAGAAAGTAGAAAGTAGAAAGTAGAATTTGATTCTAGATTCTATTTTCTAGATTATGTTTGTCTGTTTAAATACTGCACCGCGCTTAGTAGCGCTACGCAACCTTGCCCGGCGGCAATAACTATCTGTTTGAACGGAACATCAGTAACATCTCCGGCGGCGTAAAGACCGGGGATATTTGTTTCGCAGTTTTTATTAACAACTATCTCGTAGAATTTGTTTTTTTCTACTTCCGGCGGGACTAAACCGGAATTAGGTATCATGCCGATATGTATAAAAATACCTTCAGATTTTATTTCCTGCGCGGCACCATTTTTGTCAGTATATTTTAGCCCTGTCACAAATTCTTGGCCCAAAATTTCTGAAGTATTGGCATCATAAATTATCTCAACATTTTGCTTAGTTTTCAAATTGTCAATTAGGACTTGATCACCCTTAAATTCCGGGTTCTTGTTAATCACATAAACCTTGCTGGCAATATCAGCCAGCATCAAAGCTGATTCAAGCGCGGAATTACCGCCACCGATTGTAGCTACTATTTTACCCTTAAATAACGGCCCATCACAAGTTGTGCAGTAACTCACACCCTTGTTGCGGAATTCTTTTTCGCCAGGCACATTTAATTCGCGTGGATGAACGCCCGTCGTTACAAGGACGGCCCTTGTAGTATAGTCGTACTTGACCTTCGGGGCTTCTTGACTATCGGTTAATTTTTCTGCCGCCATTTTGAGTCCTGCCCCAGTTTTTGTGGTTATGCAAAATGTCCCATCGGGCATTTTGGTTATTCTCTCCACCTCCACGCCCTCTTCAATCTCAACCTTATACGAGTCAAGATGCGCGCGGAACTGTTGAGCAAGGGCTATACCGTCTGTTTTAATAATCCCCGGCCAATTAGCTATTTCGCCTGATGTAGCCACTTCACCGCCAAAATCCTTGGTGATTATCTTAAAATTCAAATTCCGTCTCGCAGCGTAGATTCCGGCAGTTGTAGCGGCGGCAGACCCACCGATTATAATCAGATCAAACATAAGAAAATTATAACATGTGTTTGAAAAAAATAAAAAAACAGGCTATGGGCCTGTGGGTTGGTGTGTATTAAAATCTTGCCAAAGTTCTTCCTCTTCTTTAGAACACCCTTGGAAACTGAAGGACATTGAAGCACCGGCAAATGCGTACAAAAGAATAAAAACCAACCATAAGTCGTTAGAAATGGGAAGCGTTGACACAGACAGTGGGGACACACTGAGTCCAAGAAGTAGAGCCAAAACCATAAGAAATAAGATGCCAATTGTTGCCCCGATAAAAGCCCGCTTGATTTTGGTTCTCTTTCTAATAGACACGAGCTGTTGACCATATTTTTCTTCGAAAAGTTTATTTTTCTTTTCTTCTCTTCTACATTCAACTAAATTCAATCCGCACTCTGGACAAAAATCTTCAGGATTCCCGCTTTCAATATCTTCCATGCTTCCCATCTCCCATATTTTTAAGCTACTATTGATGTATGGCTGAATACAAGAAAGTTTATCTTATAATTTTAATAATTACAAGCCTGGCCACTCATTTTTTGTTTTTCGGCCAGCCGCGGGAAACGGTGTTTGACGAGGTGCATTTCGGCAAATTTATCTCGGGATATTTCACCCATGAATATTTTTTTGACATTCACCCTCCGCTAGGCAAGCTTCTGATTTCCGGGGTGGGCTATGTGTCTGGTTTTGAGCCGGGTTTCAGTTTCGCCCAAATCGGCCAGCAATTCCCCGATAACACTTATCTCTGGCTACGTCTCTTGCCTACTATTGCCGGCATGCTCCTGCCAATTGTAGTCTATTTTCTGATTCTGCAACTAGGAATGTCGCGACTGGCGGCATTTGTAGGCGGAATGCTTGTTGTTCTAGAAAACGCCACGTTAGTCCAGTCGAGGTTCATCTTGCTTGATTCTTTACTGCTTTTATTCGGTTTCTCGGCTCTGTTATTTTACTTTTTCTACCACCCACCCGCACAACATCGCATGTCGTACAAGTGGGGGTATTTGCTTTTAAGCGGCATTTTGAGCTCATTGGCGATTTCGGTTAAATGGACCGGCGCCTCTTTCTTGGCAATAATCGGCATGCTCTATCTAATTGATTGGCTTAATTCAGAAAAAAAACTAATACATTTAATAAGGGGGGTGGCATTTTTGTTTTTTGTGCCAGTCGTTATTTATTTTTCAATTTTTGCTTTACATTTTTCACTTCTAACCAAATCCGGCCCCGGCGACGCCTTCATGACTCCAACATTCCGCAAAACTCTTACCGGAAGCACAGACAGTAAAAACCCGGATCTTAAGCCACTCAATATTTTTGAAAAATTCAAAGAACTTAATTTTCAAATGTATAGGTCCAATGCCGGTCTGGCTGCAGGCCACCCCTATTCCAGCAAGTGGTACACCTGGCCGTTTATGATTAGGCCCATATACTACTGGAACCAAAGTCCAAATGACAAAGTCCAAATGACAAACGGCGGCCAACAATCTAAAATATATTTTCTGGGTAATCCTGTCATCTGGTGGACATCTACAATAGCCATGTTTTTCTTAATCATCAGCCTAATCGCGCAAATATTTAGACGAGCACTATCAAAAATCATCAAAATGCGGATTCCGGTTTTGCTTGCTGGCGCATATTTTTTAAACATATTGCCCTTTGTCGGTATAAGGCGGGCAATGTTTTTGTATCACTACTTAATCGGTTTAATTTTTGCCATAATCGCTTTAGTTTATCTATTAGATCGGTTGCCAAATAAAAAAAGAGCTTTTATCGCTCTTTTGATCGTTAGTATCGCGGCTTTTGTTTTTTTTATGCCGCTAACTTATGGCCTACCGCTCACTGAAAAATTATACAATCTACGGGTTTGGTTACAAACTTGGCTATAAAATTCAAAAACTCACAGCCCTGGCTTTTTTATAAGCCTCTTCGGTAATTTCCCAATTCAAGTTTTTCCAAAATGCGGCAATATAAGCCTTGCGGTCTGAACCATGATCTATGAAATAAGCGTGCTCGTATACGTCTAAAGCAATGATAGGAATACAACCCCAGACGGCATGGTCGTGCGTGTCACCGTTGTATTGTTTGAGGTTTTTCTCATGTAAATCCCAAACTAGCACTGCCCAGCCGCGCGCAGCCATGGCACATTCGTTGAAGTATTTCTGAAAATTTTCAACCGAGCCCCACTTATCCGATATTGCCGCCGATAATTCCGGCGCTTTTTTGTGGTCCCCATCACCGCCAAGCGCGCCAAAAAACCACTCATGCAGATAAATACCATTGACGGCAAAACTCTCACCAAGCTTCAGCGCTCTTAATTTGCTGTAAGACGTATTCCCACCAGGAGCCGTACCCCCTATAATCTCGCCTCTTAGCTTAACTAGTTCCTCACCAACCTCATTGGCTTTGTCGACGTAACCCTTATAAAGTTTGCCGTGGTGGATTTCGTTGGTTTTTTGGGAAATGCCTTCTAAATCCTTATCAAATGGCAGAGGTTTTAATTCATATGACATGGTTTTTATTTTAACTTGAGTGATTCACTAATTTTTTCACGGTCAAAACCGATTATAATTTGTCCGTTTATAATTATGACGGGTACGCCCATCTGGTGGGTCTTGTCTAACATCTCCTGGCGTTTGGCCATATCGTTAGCCACATCGTGTTCAGTATACTCTACATTATTTTTCTTGAAAAATTCCTTGGCCATTTTACAATACGCGCACCATGGGGTTGTATAAATTTCTACCGTGTTCATATTTTAATTATACCAAAATTTTAATCAACAGCAAGGATTTTTTAGGATAAATAAAAAGCCCGCTTATTTATGCGAGCCCGATTGTTGACTTTTTAAGTGTAATCTCACCAAAAAAAGATTATCGCGAATTTCTTTATTATCAGGAAACCTTCGATTAAGCTCTTCCAATACGGGCAAAACTTCATTATCCATACGTCCGGCCTGTTTAACCAGAATATCCTGAAAAACAAATTTTTTATCCATTTCAACGTCCTTGGCCCACCAGTAGCCAGAATTGCAAGCCATTGCCTGCCTTAGCCAGCGGAAAACATCTTCTTGTTTAAAGTCATCTCCCAAGATCTCATAAGTCTTTGATTTCCAGGCAATCGCCCATCTTTTATAAAACCCCTCGTAAGCAGCCTTATTAAGAAGGTGCTTGCTTAAAGCAAAGACGTATTTGGCAGAGCACAATGATCCATCAAGTTCCATTGTCCTTTTGAGGATTATCAAACTTTCCGCAGTCTCACGGTCAGATTCCGCGTAGGATTTCAGGCCAG includes these proteins:
- a CDS encoding YdcF family protein; the protein is MTGKKHVVVICGYGCHLDTPLRSYLDRIVRFIQKNKPYAIVFCGGYTQKKTSPNVSEADLMHDYVKSKIGLEVVMLETNSYTTFKNIQKASEHMDFHGFPDTIRITIFCEATRAANVIMLARYFLMSFVDSIDDITVETANWERADTFKQARNLIYNKLALKFPFLGLAEREHRYRIHRSNSI
- the ychF gene encoding redox-regulated ATPase YchF, with translation MLSIGIVGLPNVGKSTLFKALTKKQVDIHNYPFTTIDPNVGVVGVPDERLELLAKMSHSAKIVPTAIEFIDIAGLVKGAAAGEGLGNKFLANIREVDAIAEVVRVFEDEKITHVHKKIDPTNDIEIINTELMLADLETVNKRLDKTKTNAPETVIETSALRKLKLGLESGILAVNITLEDKEKETARELTLLTNKKFIYVLNASEKQLKNGWQPSFVKTSEGKPDEKLKKVIGDNDYVVLTSTFELLLSESAPEEQKIFLEEVGLKESRLDELIKNAYHTLGLITFLTTGEDETRAWTCQAGTAIPQAARAIHTDFEQLFIRADVINWQNLLAAGSWSNARQTGKIHTVGRDYIIQDGDVVEIKI
- a CDS encoding ribulose-phosphate 3-epimerase, which codes for MIEIIPAILVKNREELLEKIAAMEAHAERVHLDIADGIFVPNMTILGFEEMESLDTNLKFEVHLMVSKPENHIVRWLETPADKFIFHIEATNKSQEVIDAVKEADKTIGIALNPQTPIAKIEPFIDQIDFVHFMTVEPGFYGGKFVDTVIDKIKDFHFYYPDKTVEVDGGITPETAPKLIEAGVNMFVVGSYIWEGKDQAEAIKKLKEITK
- a CDS encoding RpiB/LacA/LacB family sugar-phosphate isomerase, with protein sequence MVYLGADHRGYELKEKIKSCLSDWGYEFEDAGSFKYDKDDDYPDFSKSVGEKVTLRLAQGQDAKGILICGSGIGVAIAANKIKGVRAGTASSAEQVKASVKDEDLNVLAVSADYINEELTKEIVKTFLETKFSGEERHIRRVNKIKDLEK
- a CDS encoding D-glycerate dehydrogenase, translated to MAKIFVTRPIPEVGLKTLRDKGYDIVVNEAARERAATKEEMVAAFRQAQSEGKPFDALLSILTDQVTAEVMDVGLPTLKIIANYAVGFDNIDLEAAKQRGIMVTNTPGVLTDTVAEHTFALMLAIAHRIAEADRFSRDGKYSAWGPELLLGTDVSGKTLGVLGLGRIGSRVAHHAVKGFDMKVLYYDPNQNSDFEKEYGAVYVASVDDLLPQCDFVSIHVPLLDSTHHLINEERLKKIKQSAYLINTSRGPIIDEKALALSLSKGLIRGAAIDVFEHEPEITSELKELDNVILTPHIASATKETRDKMSKLAADNIIEALEGRTPPNLVK
- a CDS encoding class II fructose-bisphosphate aldolase, producing MKTLKQYFQEAMADQWALGHFNFSTADQLKAFVEAATEMKSPIMVGTSEGEADFIGREQAVALVESYQKEGHAVFLNSDHHKSWETAKAAIDSGYDTVLIDASKLKLEENIELTKKVKEYAKSINSEIAVEGELGYLRGSSEVQTAIEISPFDYTQPEQAQDFVTLTGVDRLAVVFGNIHGIVTEQEEHLDIEHLKKITQVVPEVPLVLHGASGLPVEEIKMAIQNGIANVHINTELRVAYRDTLHEELEKEPTQTTPYKYLKPSYEEMKRMIKKYLELFGSVGKI
- a CDS encoding FAD-dependent oxidoreductase, which translates into the protein MFDLIIIGGSAAATTAGIYAARRNLNFKIITKDFGGEVATSGEIANWPGIIKTDGIALAQQFRAHLDSYKVEIEEGVEVERITKMPDGTFCITTKTGAGLKMAAEKLTDSQEAPKVKYDYTTRAVLVTTGVHPRELNVPGEKEFRNKGVSYCTTCDGPLFKGKIVATIGGGNSALESALMLADIASKVYVINKNPEFKGDQVLIDNLKTKQNVEIIYDANTSEILGQEFVTGLKYTDKNGAAQEIKSEGIFIHIGMIPNSGLVPPEVEKNKFYEIVVNKNCETNIPGLYAAGDVTDVPFKQIVIAAGQGCVALLSAVQYLNRQT
- a CDS encoding carbohydrate kinase family protein, whose amino-acid sequence is MFNSKYNVVVVGSATRDVFLKMENVEVRKHADSPTGVEQCFSLGSKLEVKEIIFTTGGGGTNAAVTFGRQGLKTACVGVVGNDMAGEEILTELKKEKVGPIFQKHADGFTAYSTILVHPDAERTILSYKGEGQHFNVKEIPFSRLRADWFYIDSLGGHYDLFGALVNHAVKNKIKIACNPGGKELEHGFEKLEPFLKHIDIFAVNKEEGAQLVGTNPDDITETFNRLAKTCCGMIILTDGHNGSKVFKSSVTYSAGVPDSPVVERTGAGDAFNSGFVAEYMRSGDIKKAMQFATANSSSVVTKVGSKEGILKKDDWGPWPLVEIKIS